A window of the Sabethes cyaneus chromosome 1, idSabCyanKW18_F2, whole genome shotgun sequence genome harbors these coding sequences:
- the LOC128743055 gene encoding protein cereblon-like, whose protein sequence is MESDESIDDPVPNEQPASSAAALHPVSPASAPERDHGHNERLGRMRFVQQALEEDYGHDDPEVVSPIVEEVDDDDDDELPEQDQDTIEFDNDDISYDRSSNGSENGLDDSDADRLFDDYINNRVQHLSTAAETYNTELPTEHAYLGKLERVEGVDYLEPGKVYRLPICSHNSIVFPGEVVPMILNVATLNCNDPSDGVKFGLVFRTTFPNNCVYGVTCQVFERGEHDANGSTVLKTIAQQRFHTVRHLPNRRADVLILPEILLPDPLLSSCSNFMKRHAVSNDKQHARRFKQFLSHAMTWPKFVYDQYGTEEVLTKVDRYLAFLKITTVPSDPVKLSFWLARNIPIDERDRKLIYQANAVISRMLVINKSLDHMCYFMCKRCDNEVGSYNDIFAMSKQGIQTSYCNPSGFVHETLTIYKTKENSTFTVDRPSTEFSWFPGYSWQITLCANCRQHLGWKFVATKKNYLPTSFYGLSGSSIKIKSAMKPRAANAEDEEADIAERIRDAAEDSDDDFNMVYEGLETEGVLLPLGELPPSPPNAGDVDETEYEAEQEEEEEHEAVEQEEEAQEEEEQEAVEQEAEEQEEEEQEAEEQQNEIAYEDEMAYEDEMAYEDGIADEDEITDEHDMADEDRFQDAVE, encoded by the exons ATGGAGAGCGACGAATCTATCGATGATCCGGTTCCGAACGAACAACCGGCATCGTCAGCAGCAGCCCTTCATCCAGTGTCTCCAGCATCAGCACCGGAGAGAGACCATGGCCACAACGAACGACTGGGCCGAATGCGATTTGTCCAGCAAGCGCTGGAAGAAGACTACGGCCACGATGATCCTGAAGTAGTCAGCCCCATTGTGGAGgaagttgatgatgatgatgatgatgaactaCCGGAACAGGATCAGGACACAATTGAATTCGACAATGACGACATCAGCTATGATCGATCGAGTAATGGTTCGGAAAATGGTTTGGATGATTCGGATGCAGACCGACTGTTTGACGATTATATAAACAATCGGGTACAGCATCTATCGACTGCTGCGGAAACATACAATACTGAGCTTCCGACAGAGCACGCT TATCTAGGCAAGCTGGAACGTGTGGAAGGTGTTGATTACCTAGAACCAGGTAAAGTGTACCGTCTTCCGATCTGCAGTCACAATTCTATTGTATTTCCTGGCGAAGTCGTGCCGATGATTCTCAATGTGGCCACCCTAAACTGCAATGATCCCTCGGATGGAGTAAAATTCGGACTGGTATTCCGCACGACGTTCCCGAACAACTGTGTCTACGGCGTAACGTGTCAGGTGTTTGAGCGAGGCGAACACGATGCGAACGGTTCTACTGTGCTCAAAACGATTGCCCAGCAAAGGTTCCACACGGTTCGTCATTTGCCGAATCGACGGGCGGACGTTCTTATTCTGCCGGAAATATTACTGCCCGATCCGTTGCTCAGCAGCTGTTCGAATTTTATGAAGCGACACGCCGTTAGCAATGACAAGCAACACGCACGTCGATTTAAACAGTTTCTCTCGCATGCAATGACCTGGCCAAAATTTGTTTATGACCAGTACGGGACTGAGGAAGTGTTGACGAAGGTCGATCGCTATTTGGCATTTTTAAAGATAACTACTGTTCCCAGTGATCCGGTAAAGTTATCATTCTGGCTGGCGAGGAATATTCCCATCGACGAACGTGACCGAAAGCTGATTTATCAGGCAAATGCTGTCATCAGTAGAATGTTAGTCATCAATAAGTCGCTGGATCAT ATGTGTTACTTTATGTGTAAACGCTGCGATAATGAGGTTGGTAGCTACAATGATATATTCGCCATGAGCAAGCAGGGTATTCAGACTAGTTACTGTAATCCATCCGGTTTTGTTCATGAGACTCTAACCATTTACAAAACGAAAGAGAATTCGACCTTCACTGTGGATCGTCCGTCAACTGAGTTTAGCTGGTTTCCGGGATATTCATGGCAAATTACG CTGTGTGCCAACTGCCGGCAACACTTGGGCTGGAAATTTGTGGCCACCAAAAAGAACTATCTTCCGACCAGCTTTTACGGTTTGTCCGGCAGTAGCATAAAGATTAAATCGGCCATGAAACCGCGCGCTGCTAACGCTGAGGACGAGGAAGCTGACATTGCGGAACGAATAAGAGATGCGGCGGAAGATAGTGACGACGATTTTAACATGGTGTACGAGGGTCTTGAGACCGAAGGCGTGTTGCTGCCACTCGGGGAACTGCCACCGTCGCCACCAAACGCTGGTGATGTAGACGAAACGGAATATGAGGCGGaacaggaggaggaggaggaacaCGAGGCGGTGGAACAGGAGGAGGAAGCACAGGAGGAGGAGGAACAGGAAGCGGTGGAACAGGAGGCGGAGGAACAGGAGGAGGAGGAACAGGAGGCGGAGGAACAACAGAACGAGATTGCTTATGAGGACGAGATGGCATATGAGGACGAGATGGCATATGAGGACGGGATTGCAGATGAGGACGAGATTACAGATGAGCACGATATGGCAGATGAAGACCGATTTCAAGATGCTGTAGAGTAA